In Oryza brachyantha chromosome 1, ObraRS2, whole genome shotgun sequence, the following are encoded in one genomic region:
- the LOC102711743 gene encoding cyclic dof factor 2-like, giving the protein MAAPRQGREQERDDPAIKLFGRTIPLHLQPSAAAAAEEEEEVMTKLADDVKNNDDIPLVPDKPLIVEDIPFCSNGSKKNDLHAIGRQDGRMETNSRTEDVKTEPDGSVPEKILKKPDKILLCPRCNSMETKFCYFNNYNVHQPRHFCRNCQRYWTAGGAMRNVPVGAGRRRNKHASHYRQTMMPCSNIIATGDVSDVVHHQAITLESSVPQGTLKENEATTKFGSEVSVCKSSASILDTREPNNNDLVPLTSGDNKEEKSCASSVAVSENLMPDNVITKEPNNRSGCCNGVALPYPAGPSLVLPWSLGWNSVAVMAATHQSTQPVLGLEDRIPCPASWPLLPIAPAPGICAPVVPIPLVPPLWSCFPGWPNGIWNSQCPGSNSTTVSSTPPNKISCSANNSLALGKHSREESLQEEEKTRNNLWVPKTLRIDDPAEAAKSSIWATLGIKPDDKGIFKSFQSNVPKNGTAPESPQALQANPAALSRSQSFQETT; this is encoded by the exons atggccgcgccTAGGCAGGGCCGGGAACAGGAGCGGGATGACCCCGCCATCAAGCTATTCGGCCGCACCATCCCGCTCCATCTCcagccctccgccgccgccgccgccgaagaggaggaggag GTTATGACCAAGTTAGCAGATGATGTAAAAAACAATGATGACATACCATTAGTCCCGGACAAGCCTTTGATTGTGGAGGATATTCCTTTTTGTTCCAACGGTAGCAAGAAGAATGATTTACATGCTATCGGCAGACAGGATGGAAGAATGGAAACTAACTCCAGAACTGAGGATGTTAAGACTGAGCCTGATGGATCTGTACCTGAGAAGATACTCAAGAAGCCAGATAAGATTCTGCTGTGTCCTCGCTGCAATAGCATGGAAACAAAGTTCTGCTACTTCAACAATTACAATGTGCACCAGCCCAGGCACTTCTGCAGGAACTGCCAGAGATATTGGACTGCCGGTGGGGCTATGAGGAATGTCCCTGTTGGTGCTGGAAGGCGCAGAAATAAGCATGCATCACACTACCGCCAAACTATGATGCCATGTAGTAATATCATAGCTACTGGAGATGTTTCTGATGTTGTTCACCATCAGGCTATTACACTTGAATCTTCTGTTCCCCAAGGCACACTAAAGGAAAATGAAGCAACTACAAAGTTTGGATCAGAAGTATCGGTTTGCAAGTCTTCAGCTTCAATCCTTGATACCAGAGAACCGAATAACAATGACCTTGTTCCCTTGACCTCTGGTGATAACAAGGAAGAAAAATCATGTGCATCTTCTGTAGCAGTATCAGAGAACCTGATGCCAGATAATGTAATTACAAAAGAGCCAAACAACAGGTCAGGATGCTGCAATGGTGTTGCATTGCCGTACCCTGCCGGGCCTTCTTTGGTGCTTCCCTGGAGTCTTGGATGGAACAGTGTTGCTGTCATGGCAGCTACTCACCAGTCAACGCAGCCCGTTCTGGGGCTAGAAGATAGGATACCCTGCCCAGCTTCATGGCCACTGCTACCAATAGCGCCAGCTCCAGGGATTTGTGCACCTGTTGTTCCAATTCCTCTTGTGCCGCCTTTATGGAGCTGCTTCCCTGGCTGGCCTAATGGAATTTGGAATTCACAATGTCCTGGAAGTAACAGTACCACAGTGTCGTCAACTCctccaaacaaaatttcttgTTCAGCAAACAATTCTCTAGCATTGGGAAAGCATTCAAGAGAAGAAAGCTTACAGGAAGAGGAGAAGACGAGAAATAACTTATGGGTCCCTAAAACTCTTAGGATTGATGACCCAGCTGAGGCTGCAAAGAGTTCAATCTGGGCAACCCTCGGCATCAAGCCTGACGATAAAGGCATATTCAAGTCTTTCCAGTCAAATGTTCCAAAGAATGGCACGGCACCAGAATCGCCTCAGGCCCTGCAGGCCAATCCAGCGGCACTTTCCCGTTCTCAGTCGTTTCAAGAGACGACTTGA
- the LOC102705125 gene encoding phospholipid-transporting ATPase 1-like codes for MASERPLLDASPPPASSLLPPPQPEPPLRADGLAFSVEVPDPFVPSSRRERQRQHEPSSASQRELEEGESRAVVVGEPPSSGAGFAGNAIRTAKYSVLTFLPRNLFEQFRRLSYVYFLAITVLNQLPQVAVFGRGASVLPLAFVLFVTAVKDAYEDFRRHRSDRQENNRLARVLAPGTAGEFPPKKWKHIRVGDVVRVASSETLPADMVLLATSDPSGVAHVQTVNLDGETNLKTRYAKQETQLRFSQNSSVGGVLHCERPNRNIYGFQANLEIDGKRVSLGPTNIVLRGCELKNTTWAIGVVVYAGKETKVMLNSSGAPSKRSRLETQLNRETVILSIMLIGMCTTASVLAGIWILNHRGDLELTQFFREKDYTTGKNYNYYGMGMQIFITFLMAVIVYQVIIPISLYISMELVRLGQAYFMGADNDLYDESSRSKFQCRALNINEDLGQIKYVFSDKTGTLTENKMEFQCASIRGVDYSSGKDSCGYSVVVDDLLWTPKMAVKTDPQLLSLLRGGGTDEEAKLVLEFFLALSLCNTIVPLVLDTRDSKQKLIDYQGESPDEQALVYAAASYGIVLVERTSGYVVIDVLGHRQRFDILGLHEFDSDRKRMSVIVGCPDKTVKLYVKGADSSLFGITKNSLDLDIIRATEAHLHKYSSLGLRTLLVGIRELSQLEFEEWQLAYENASTAVLGRGNLLRSVAANIENNIRILGATGIEDKLQDGVPEAIESLRQADIKVWILTGDKQETAISIGYSCKLLTNDMTQIVINNNSKESCKRSLEEALAMIKKLRITSSTGTLSVELASEASGVTVALIVDGNSLVYILETELQEELFKVARECNVVLCCRVAPLQKAGIVALIKNRTDDMTLAIGDGANDVSMIQMADVGVGISGQEGRQAVMASDFAMGQFRFLVPLLLVHGHWNYQRMSYMILYNFYKNATFVLVLFWYVLYTAFTLTTAITEWSSLLYTVLYTSLPTIVVGILDKDLSKETLLAYPKLYGSGQRDEKYNVNLFVLNMLEALWQSLVIFYMPYFAYRQSTIDMSSLGDLWALAPVIVVNMLLAMDIFRWNWIVHAFVWGTIAATTICLFVIDSIWVLPGYGAIFHIMGTGLFWLLLLVIIVAAMVPHFVTKAFTEHFTPSDIQIAREIEKFENVNQVNRSEVSMTRLHDPRR; via the exons ATGGCTTCCGAGCGCCCGCTGCTcgacgcctcgccgccgccggcgtcgtcgctgCTCCCGCCCCCGCAGCCGGAGCCGCCCCTCCGCGCAGACGGCCTCGCGTTCTCCGTGGAGGTTCCAGACCCCTTCGTCCCCTCGTCCCGGCgggagcggcagcggcagcacgaGCCGTCGTCCGCGTCGCAGCGGGAGCTGGAGGAGGGGGAGTCGCGCGCGGTTGTCGTGGGGGAGCCCCCTTCCTCGGGGGCGGGATTCGCCGGGAACGCCATACGGACGGCGAAGTACTCGGTGCTGACGTTCCTGCCGCGGAACCTGTTCGAGCAGTTCCGGCGGCTGTCGTACGTGTACTTCCTCGCCATCACCGTGCTCAACCAGCTCCCCCAGGTCGCCGTCTTCGGCCGCGGCGCGTCCGTGCTCCCGCTCGCGTTCGTGCTCTTCGTCACCGCCGTCAAGGACGCGTACGAGGActtccgccgccaccgctcggACCGCCAGGAGAACAACCGCCTCGCCAGGGTCCTCGCGCCGGGCACCGCAGGGGAGTTCCCGCCCAAGAAATGGAAGCACATCCGCGTCGGGGACGTCGTGCGCGTGGCCTCCAGCGAGACGCTGCCCGCCGACATGGTGTTGCTCGCCACCAGCGATCCCTCTGGCGTGGCGCACGTCCAGACCGTGAATCTTGACGGCGAGACCAATCTCAAGACGAGGTATGCTAAGCAGGAGACGCAACTGAGGTTCTCCCAGAACAGCAGCGTCGGCGGTGTCCTTCATTGTGAGCGGCCAAACAGGAACATCTATGGATTTCAGGCAAATTTGGAGATAGATGGCAAGCGTGTTTCGCTAGGACCGACCAACATTGTGCTCCGTGGGTGTGAGCTCAAAAATACCACATGGGCAATAGGGGTGGTTGTGTATGCTGGAAAGGAGACTAAGGTCATGCTTAATAGCTCAGGGGCACCATCGAAACGGAGCCGGTTGGAGACACAGTTGAACCGGGAGACAGTCATATTGTCCATTATGCTCATTGGGATGTGCACGACAGCAAGTGTGCTCGCAGGGATTTGGATACTGAATCACCGGGGGGATTTGGAGCTCACCCAATTCTTTAGAGAAAAGGATTACACAACAGGGAAGAACTACAATTACTATGGCATGGGGATGCAGATATTCATCACATTCCTCATGGCGGTGATAGTATATCAGGTCATCATTCCGATCTCTTTGTATATATCAATGGAGTTGGTACGGCTTGGGCAGGCATATTTCATGGGTGCTGACAATGATTTGTATGATGAGTCATCAAGGTCAAAGTTCCAGTGCAGGGCCCTGAACATAAACGAGGATCTAGGACAGATTAAGTATGTCTTTTCTGATAAGACAGGGACACTGACAGAGAACAAGATGGAGTTCCAGTGTGCATCAATTCGGGGGGTTGATTACAGTTCTGGCAAAGATTCATGTGGATACTCAGTTGTAG TCGATGATCTCCTATGGACACCCAAGATGGCAGTCAAGACTGATCCTCAACTTTTGAGCTTACTGAGGGGTGGTGGCACAGATGAGGAAGCAAAGCTTGTCCTCGAATTCTTCCTTGCTCTTTCTTTATGTAATACCATTGTGCCACTTGTCCTAGATACTCGTGACTCAAAGCAGAAGTTAATCGATTATCAGGGTGAGTCCCCTGATGAGCAGGCACTAGTGTATGCCGCAGCATCTTATGGCATTGTGCTTGTGGAGCGAACATCTGGTTATGTTGTGATTGATGTCCTTGGTCACAGACAGAG ATTTGATATATTAGGACTTCATGAATTTGATAGTGATCGTAAGAGGATGTCTGTCATAGTTGGCTGCCCTGATAAGACTGTTAAGCTATATGTGAAAGGTGCAGACAGTTCTTTGTTTGGAATTACCAAAAATTCACTAGATCTGGACATTATTCGTGCTACAGAGGCACATCTCCACAAATATTCATCGCTTGGTCTACGAACTCTTCTTGTTGGTATTCGTGAATTGAGCCAACTGGAGTTTGAGGAGTGGCAATTGGCATATGAGAATGCTAGCACAGCAGTACTTGGAAGGGGAAATTTACTCCGATCAGTTGCAGCCAATATAGAGAACAATATTCGCATATTGGGGGCCACTGGTATTGAAGATAAGCTTCAAGATGGGGTTCCAGAAGCAATAGAATCTCTTCGACAAGCAGACATTAAGGTTTGGATTTTAACAGGAGATAAGCAGGAGACAGCAATTTCTATTGGCTACTCTTGTAAGTTGCTGACCAATGACATGACGCAAATTGTGATAAACAACAATTCAAAGGAGTCTTGTAAGAGGAGTCTCGAGGAAGCACTGGCAATGATTAAGAAGCTCAGAATCACTTCTTCAACTGGCACACTGAGTGTAGAATTAGCATCAGAAGCTTCTGGTGTAACTGTTGCGTTAATTGTAGATGGTAACAGCCTGGTTTACATTCTTGAGACGGAGTTACAAGAAGAG CTTTTCAAAGTAGCAAGAGAATGCAATGTTGTCTTATGTTGTCGAGTAGCCCCATTACAAAAGGCAGGGATAGTTGCACTTATCAAAAACCGGACGGATGATATGACCTTAGCAATTGGTGATG GTGCAAATGATGTTTCAATGATTCAAATGGCTGATGTTGGTGTTGGCATTAGTGGCCAAGAAGGACGGCAAGCTGTCATGGCATCAGATTTTGCGATGGGGCAATTCAGATTCTTGGTTCCTCTTCTGTTAGTTCATGGCCATTGGAATTATCAAAGAATGTCCTATATGATCCTTTACAACTTTTACAAGAATGCGACATTTGTTTTGGTTCTTTTCTG GTATGTACTCTACACAGCATTTACTCTGACAACCGCTATCACAGAATGGAGCAGCCTTTTGTATACTGTGCTATATACATCCCTTCCGACAATTGTTGTTGGTATTCTCGACAAGGATCTTAGTAAGGAAACACTGCTAGCTTATCCAAAGTTATATGGATCTGGCCAAAGGGATGAGAAGTACAATGTAAATTTGTTTGTCCTCAATATGCTTGAAGCGCTATGGCAGAGTCTGGTTATTTTCTACATGCCATATTTTGCATACAGACAAAGCACAATAGATATGTCTAGTCTGGGAGATCTGTGGGCGCTTGCCCCTGTCATTGTTGTAAATATGCTACTGGCCATGGACATCTTTCGGTGGAATTGGATTGTACATGCTTTTGTGTGGGGAACGATAGCAGCAACAACCATTTGCCTCTTTGTGATAGACTCCATTTGGGTTCTTCCTGGATATGG GGCCATATTTCATATAATGGGGACAGGTTTGTTTTGGTTACTGCTGCTTGTCATTATTGTTGCAGCAATGGTACCACATTTTGTAACCAAGGCCTTCACAGAGCATTTTACCCCCAGTGATATTCAAATTGCCCGAGAGATAGAAAAATTCGAGAATGTAAATCAGGTGAACCGTTCAGAAGTTTCAATGACACGTCTTCATGACCCAAGGAGATAA
- the LOC102705396 gene encoding uncharacterized protein LOC102705396 — MDGGGGGLGGFQWTAEEASTIGGIATVSLLHSFIPTHWLPFSIVGRAQHWPLSRTLLVTAFGGVLHVVSTALLGITAVTMANTIAGEETVHKLASLLLIILGGSYILLFALGKGGHSHAHNHPMEKMAVAGLVLVPALSPCATTLPVFLAVGNSSSMMILAIIVLLFSTITVMTSLVALSFYGASQIKFHWVERYDKILVGSVLCLVGVLTYVFHHHDGGDEHSLHEHVHRKLVGL; from the exons atggacggcggcggcggcgggctgggCGGGTTCCAgtggacggcggaggaggcgtcCACGATCGGGGGCATCGCGACGGTGTCGCTGCTGCACTCCTTCATCCCCACGCACTGGCTCCCCTTCTCCATCGTCGGCCGCGCCCAGCACTGGCCGCTCTCCCGCACCCTCCTCGTCA CTGCATTTGGAGGCGTCCTTCATGTTGTTTCCACTGCTCTTCTTGGGATAACTGCTGTTACTATGGCAAACACTATAGCAGGCGAGGAAACGGTGCATAAACTTGCCTCGCTGTTGCTGATTATTCTTGGAGGAAGTTATATCCTGTTGTTTGCACTAGGAAAAGGTGGTCACAGCCATGCTCATAATCATCCAATGGAGAAGATGGCAGTTGCAGGTCTTGTACTTGTGCCTGCATTATCACCCTGTGCAACAACTCTTCCAGTGTTTCTTGCTGTTGGCAACTCATCCTCCATGATGATCCTTGCGATCATTGTGCTCCTCTTCAG TACAATCACAGTAATGACGTCCCTGGTGGCGCTCTCATTCTACGGCGCTAGCCAGATTAAGTTCCACTGGGTGGAACGCTACGACAAGATCCTTGTTGGATCAGTTCTGTGCCTCGTTGGCGTGTTGACATACGTATTCCATCACCATGACGGCGGCGATGAGCATTCTCTCCATGAACACGTGCACCGGAAACTTGTGGGTCTCTAG
- the LOC121055473 gene encoding chaperone protein dnaJ 72 isoform X1, giving the protein MGGDHYQTLGLQRDATKAEVKAAFRRRALRDHPDRHAHSHDAAARADAARRFRLASDAYRVLSDDRLRAEYDLRLRPSSWSSSSASYGYGYGYGHSRRGRSWRRDPPGGGGAAASARFDWDLLLKSVTRRGFLINLGFARLSITKIKLEWLLLVPARLYIDFEQGDRKNKMPCIGLNLSCWSVLLTGAAFLDGSILEIWKMNNSGKSFEDAMESIEKVKIQKENR; this is encoded by the exons ATGGGCGGAGACCACTACCAGACGCTGGGGCTGCAGCGCGACGCCACCAAGGCGGAGGTGAAGGCCGcgttccgccgccgcgcgctccgcGACCACCCGGACCGCCACGCCCACTCCCACGAcgcggccgcccgcgccgacgccgcgcgccgcttccgcctcgcctccgacGCGTACAGGGTCCTCTCCGAcgaccgcctccgcgccgagtacgacctccgcctccgcccctccTCCTGGTCCTCCTCGTCCGCCTCGTACGGGTACGGGTACGGGTACGGCCacagccgccgcggccgttCCTGGCGCCGAGATCCTCCGGGTGGAGGAggtgccgccgcctcggcgagGTTCGATTGGGACTTGTTGCTGAAGTCGGTCACGCGGCGAGGGTTCCTCATCAATCTGGGTTTCGCCAG GTTATCAATTacgaaaataaaattggaaTGGCTGTTGTTGGTGCCGGCAAGATTATACATAGACTTTGAGCAAGGTGACAGGAAGAATAAAATGCCATGTATTGGTTTAAATCTTTCATGCTGGAG TGTACTGCTGACCGGAGCAGCTTTTCTTGATGGAAGCATTTTAGAAATCTGGAAGATGAATAATTCTGGG AAATCATTTGAGGACGCGATGGAATCAATAGAGAAGGTCAAAATACAGAAGGAAAATAGGTAG
- the LOC121055473 gene encoding chaperone protein dnaJ 72 isoform X2: MGGDHYQTLGLQRDATKAEVKAAFRRRALRDHPDRHAHSHDAAARADAARRFRLASDAYRVLSDDRLRAEYDLRLRPSSWSSSSASYGYGYGYGHSRRGRSWRRDPPGGGGAAASARFDWDLLLKSVTRRGFLINLGFASVLLTGAAFLDGSILEIWKMNNSGKSFEDAMESIEKVKIQKENR; this comes from the exons ATGGGCGGAGACCACTACCAGACGCTGGGGCTGCAGCGCGACGCCACCAAGGCGGAGGTGAAGGCCGcgttccgccgccgcgcgctccgcGACCACCCGGACCGCCACGCCCACTCCCACGAcgcggccgcccgcgccgacgccgcgcgccgcttccgcctcgcctccgacGCGTACAGGGTCCTCTCCGAcgaccgcctccgcgccgagtacgacctccgcctccgcccctccTCCTGGTCCTCCTCGTCCGCCTCGTACGGGTACGGGTACGGGTACGGCCacagccgccgcggccgttCCTGGCGCCGAGATCCTCCGGGTGGAGGAggtgccgccgcctcggcgagGTTCGATTGGGACTTGTTGCTGAAGTCGGTCACGCGGCGAGGGTTCCTCATCAATCTGGGTTTCGCCAG TGTACTGCTGACCGGAGCAGCTTTTCTTGATGGAAGCATTTTAGAAATCTGGAAGATGAATAATTCTGGG AAATCATTTGAGGACGCGATGGAATCAATAGAGAAGGTCAAAATACAGAAGGAAAATAGGTAG